One genomic window of Acidobacteriota bacterium includes the following:
- a CDS encoding ATP-binding protein has translation MTDIDSDFVHLARLALEGKSADVATLVRRTLRGLMRRRPDLSDSAKRVLAFADSNIVRGFQEQTIPVDVDSRQELLRRDEETTLPVEPIWPSQVGIELAGVIRERERSEQLAAAGLLPTRSMLFTGPPGVGKTLAARWLSRELRLPLLTLNLSAVMSSFLGRTGNNIRVVLDYAAKSPALLLLDEFDAVAKRRDDSAEIGELKRLVTVLVQAIDEWPSNSLLVAATNHPELLDPAVWRRFDQTIEFPLPTQPEIAKNIEALIGSGQSDLQSAVDVLSQLLVGASFSDVSQHITRARRDSLMSETPLGDELMQLAGRIAQNAPLPMKVGIAAELQRQGYSQRKVSEVTGLSRDTIRKHTVEGGAA, from the coding sequence ATGACGGATATAGACTCAGATTTCGTCCACTTGGCTCGGTTGGCTCTGGAAGGCAAGTCCGCCGATGTCGCTACCCTTGTGCGTCGCACCCTTCGAGGTCTCATGCGTCGGAGACCCGACCTCAGTGATTCTGCGAAGCGAGTTTTGGCCTTTGCCGATTCCAATATAGTCCGTGGGTTCCAGGAACAGACGATCCCCGTCGACGTCGACAGCCGTCAAGAACTACTTCGACGGGACGAGGAAACAACGCTTCCGGTTGAACCGATCTGGCCTTCGCAAGTGGGGATCGAACTCGCTGGCGTTATCCGTGAGCGCGAACGATCCGAGCAGCTCGCGGCCGCTGGACTTCTTCCGACGCGATCGATGTTATTCACCGGACCGCCGGGGGTCGGGAAAACTCTTGCTGCGCGCTGGCTGTCCAGGGAACTACGGCTTCCGCTTTTGACGCTGAATCTCTCAGCAGTGATGAGCAGCTTTCTCGGGCGTACGGGAAATAACATTCGCGTCGTGCTGGACTACGCCGCGAAATCTCCAGCCCTCCTGCTACTCGATGAATTTGACGCCGTCGCAAAGCGTCGCGACGACAGCGCAGAAATCGGAGAGCTAAAACGGCTCGTGACGGTTCTCGTGCAGGCGATCGACGAGTGGCCTTCCAACAGTCTGCTCGTCGCTGCAACGAATCATCCCGAACTCTTGGATCCCGCCGTGTGGCGTCGTTTCGATCAAACGATCGAGTTTCCCCTTCCTACGCAGCCAGAGATAGCAAAGAACATCGAGGCTCTGATTGGCTCCGGCCAGAGTGACCTTCAGAGCGCCGTCGACGTTCTTTCGCAATTGCTCGTCGGCGCTTCGTTCTCCGACGTGTCGCAACACATCACACGCGCGCGAAGAGACTCCCTCATGAGCGAAACCCCACTGGGAGATGAGCTGATGCAATTGGCGGGGAGAATCGCACAAAACGCCCCGCTACCCATGAAAGTCGGCATCGCCGCGGAGCTCCAGCGACAAGGCTACTCTCAGAGAAAAGTTTCGGAGGTTACGGGCCTTTCACGCGACACGATTCGTAAACACACAGTGGAAGGAGGCGCTGCTTAG